One part of the Arcanobacterium phocisimile genome encodes these proteins:
- a CDS encoding anaerobic ribonucleoside-triphosphate reductase activating protein translates to MRTSQVSASDLAIAGYVPLSTIDWPGALCASVFLQGCPWQCVYCQNTELMDPRANTSVTWEELRAFLKRRQGLLDGVVFSGGEATRQLALGPAIRATRELGFRIGLHSAGAYPARFAEVISDVDWIGLDIKAMPDGYQPIIGADAGAKAWQCLDLMMAEVCARAGTDRPLTYEVRTTVYPDSSVARDLPRIVGELAARGVENFALQEARERGTSQQFQEQARSWDLQAWRETWAQLVSVVENSGFTSAVIRPA, encoded by the coding sequence ATGAGAACGTCACAAGTCAGTGCGTCTGACCTTGCTATCGCTGGATACGTTCCACTATCCACGATCGACTGGCCAGGCGCACTGTGTGCATCTGTTTTCTTACAAGGTTGCCCGTGGCAGTGTGTGTATTGTCAAAATACGGAGCTGATGGATCCGCGTGCGAACACAAGCGTGACGTGGGAAGAGCTTCGTGCCTTCCTTAAGCGTCGCCAAGGATTACTCGATGGTGTTGTCTTCAGCGGCGGCGAAGCTACTCGTCAGTTAGCCCTCGGCCCAGCCATCCGCGCCACGCGCGAACTCGGGTTCCGTATCGGGCTACATTCAGCCGGTGCCTATCCCGCACGCTTCGCTGAAGTTATCAGCGACGTTGACTGGATAGGGCTCGACATCAAAGCCATGCCAGATGGCTACCAGCCGATCATTGGGGCCGATGCCGGAGCCAAAGCTTGGCAATGCCTCGACCTGATGATGGCTGAAGTCTGCGCGCGTGCCGGAACCGATCGCCCACTAACCTACGAGGTCCGCACTACTGTCTACCCGGATTCCTCGGTTGCGCGCGACCTGCCACGTATCGTCGGTGAGCTAGCAGCCCGCGGGGTGGAGAATTTTGCCCTACAAGAAGCCCGTGAGCGCGGCACTTCGCAGCAGTTCCAAGAACAAGCGCGGTCTTGGGACCTTCAAGCATGGCGCGAAACATGGGCGCAACTCGTATCGGTAGTAGAAAACTCCGGCTTTACTTCTGCAGTGATTCGCCCGGCATAA